In the Hordeum vulgare subsp. vulgare chromosome 7H, MorexV3_pseudomolecules_assembly, whole genome shotgun sequence genome, one interval contains:
- the LOC123410743 gene encoding histone-lysine N-methyltransferase CLF-like isoform X2 — protein sequence MPDEEGTEASRLALASSYVKASSYVNALKKEFTTYRSNDIKDMIEKNKIKLSTITQSKGKSSIIWQTSASDGTDLAANLLTPRQDDAPYSMHGLELCLVEEDCGSYQEESPHATSTVTLGGNLAAKNSKKPIELPEVSKFPRYTTWTFVDRNQKMTEDQSAFDQKNIYYNADCGEALMFSDSEDEVVEDEEKKREFNSSEDNLIRTTIEDTAMSDAVLEALAQCCEKTAGDIKARYEIVKGENTEGSSKQVSKLNAKLKDVYHDKDLDAALDSFNNLFCRRCLVFDCKLHGCSQDLIFPAEKQSPWNSMDDVPCGIHCYKLATKHKDSVASSQNNSPSARSSRKKDAHQMQNNSALVEDRNYLMEETHNEQSATDGHDSSTKEELVDKNICTQEDNLVSWKVIEQELLVKGVEIFGRNSCLIARNLLGGEKMCSDVFQYMNYIENSSTSEGHDLGRDLGLGSRFPGKRGKVRRVKRIPRSTVYRFIRKRIAARKDELRQHYNPCGCQLACGKQCPCQKNGTCCEKFCGCPEACRNRFLGCKCAKAQCRSRQCPCFAADRECDPDMCIYCGVGCGEGSLGVPNQRGDNYGCQNMKLLLRQQQKVVLGRSDVSGWGAFVKNTVGKDECLGEYTGELISHREAAKRGQRYDRENSSFLFNLNNEFVLDAFRMGNKLKFANHSPDPNCYAKVMLVAGDHRVGIFANERINAGEEIFYDYHYAPEEAPAWALKADDATGPEDPGQSSSGSAKKANAPGAKDPGQSSRGRAKRPGQSSRGRPRKHAK from the exons ATGCCAGATGAAGAAGGAACCGAGGCCTCCCGACTCGCTTTGGCTTCATCTTATGTTAAGGCTTCATCTTATGTTAATGCGTTGAAGAAGGAGTTCACGACATACCGTTCCAATGACATTAAG GATATGATAGAGAAGAACAAGATTAAGCTCAGCACCATTACACAGAGCAAGGGCAAGTCTTCAATAATCTGGCAAACGAGTGCATCGGATGGTACAGATTTAGCCGCCAATCTGCTGACACCTAGGCAAGACGATGCTCCGTACTCAATGCATGGTCTTGAACTGTGTCTTGTTGAGGAAGATTGTGGCAGTTATCAAGAAGAAAGTCCGCATGCTACATCGACTGTTACTTTGGGTGGAAATCTCGCTGCAAAGAATTCCAAgaagccaattgaattaccagaagTGTCAAAATTTCCACGTTATACAACATGGACGTTTGTGGACAG GAACCAGAAGATGACGGAAGACCAATCTGCATTTGATCAAAAAAATATTTACTATAATGcagattgtggtgaagctttaatGTTCAGTGATAGTGAAGATGAAGTTGTTGAGGATGAAGAGAAGAAAAGGGAATTCAATAGCTCCGAAGATAATCTTATTCG GACGACCATTGAAGACACTGCCATGTCTGATGCAGTGCTGGAAGCCCTGGCTCAATGTTGTGAGAAGACTGCTGGTGATATAAAG GCCAGATATGAGATCGTAAAAGGGGAGAACACTGAAGGTTCTTCCAAACAAGTGTCCAAACTTAATGCTAAACTGAAAGATGTTTACCACGATAAAGATTTGGATGCAGCATTGGATtccttcaataatctcttttgtcGGCGATGTCTA GTTTTTGATTGCAAACTACATGGGTGTTCTCAAGATTTAATATTTCCT GCAGAAAAGCAATCACCTTGGAACAGCATGGATGATGTACCATGTGGTATTCATTGTTATAAACTG GCCACCAAACACAAAGATTCAGTTGCATCCTCACAAAATAATTCTCCAAGCGCAAGAAGTTCTCGGAAGAAGGATGCACATCAAATGCAGAATAACTCAGCTTTAGTGGAAGATCGTAATTATTTGATGGAGGAAACACATAATGAGCAGTCAGCAACAGATGGTCATGATAGTTCGACAAAGGAAGAATTAGTCGATAAGAATATATGCACGCAAGAAGACAATCTTGTATCCTGGAAGGTGATTGAGCAAGAGCTTCTAGTTAAAGGTGTGGAGATTTTTGGAAGGAACAG TTGTTTAATTGCTCGGAACCTTCTTGGTGGAGAGAAAATGTGCAGTGATGTTTTTCAGTACATGAATTATATTGAGAACAGCAGCACATCTGAG GGACATGATTTGGGCCGTGATTTGGGCCTGGGATCTCGATTTCCTGGAAAGCGAGGAAAGGTCCGTCGTGTGAAGCGTATCCCAAGATCTACAGTGTACCGTTTCATAAGGAAAAGGATTGCAGCAAGGAAGGATGAGCTTCGTCAGCATTACAATCCATGTGGTTGTCAATTGGCATGTGGGAAACAGTGTCCATGTCAGAAAAATGGTACATGCTGTGAGAAATTCTGTGG GTGTCCGGAAGCGTGCAGGAATCGTTTTTTAGGTTGCAAGTGTGCCAAGGCTCAGTGTCGCAGCCGCCAGTGCCCATGCTTTGCTGCTGACAGGGAATGTGATCCTGATATGTGCATATACTGTGGGGTAGG GTGTGGTGAAGGTTCATTGGGAGTCCCCAACCAAAGAGGTGATAATTATGGATGCCAGAACATGAAACTGCTTCTTAGACAACAACAAAAG GTCGTACTAGGGAGATCTGATGTTTCTGGATGGGGAGCATTCGTGAAG AATACTGTTGGCAAGGATGAATGTCTTGGGGAGTACACTGGGGAGCTTATCTCCCATAGGGAAGCAGCCAAGCGTGGACAGAGATATGACCGTGAGAATTCATCATTCCTTTTCAACTTGAATAACGAG TTTGTTCTTGATGCCTTCAGGATGGGCAACAAGCTGAAGTTTGCCAACCATTCCCCTGATCCGAATTGCTATGCCAAGGTTATGTTGGTAGCAGGCGATCATAGGGTAGGCATATTTGCCAATGAGCGGATTAATGCAGGCGAGGAGATTTTTTATGATTACCATTACGCGCCTGAGGAAGCACCAGCGTGGGCTCTGAAGGCTGATGATGCCACCGGACCGGAAGACCCTGGTCAATCTTCCAGTGGAAGCGCAAAGAAGGCGAATGCTCCTGGAGCGAAAGACCCCGGGCAATCTTCCAGGGGACGAGCAAAGAGGCCTGGGCAGTCTTCCAGAGGGCGACCGAGGAAGCATGCCAAGTGA
- the LOC123410743 gene encoding histone-lysine N-methyltransferase CLF-like isoform X1 has product MPDEEGTEASRLALASSYVKASSYVNALKKEFTTYRSNDIKDMIEKNKIKLSTITQSKGKSSIIWQTSASDGTDLAANLLTPRQDDAPYSMHGLELCLVEEDCGSYQEESPHATSTVTLGGNLAAKNSKKPIELPEVSKFPRYTTWTFVDRNQKMTEDQSAFDQKNIYYNADCGEALMFSDSEDEVVEDEEKKREFNSSEDNLIRTTIEDTAMSDAVLEALAQCCEKTAGDIKARYEIVKGENTEGSSKQVSKLNAKLKDVYHDKDLDAALDSFNNLFCRRCLVFDCKLHGCSQDLIFPAEKQSPWNSMDDVPCGIHCYKLATKHKDSVASSQNNSPSARSSRKKDAHQMQNNSALVEDRNYLMEETHNEQSATDGHDSSTKEELVDKNICTQEDNLVSWKVIEQELLVKGVEIFGRNSCLIARNLLGGEKMCSDVFQYMNYIENSSTSEGHDLGRDLGLGSRFPGKRGKVRRVKRIPRSTVYRFIRKRIAARKDELRQHYNPCGCQLACGKQCPCQKNGTCCEKFCGCPEACRNRFLGCKCAKAQCRSRQCPCFAADRECDPDMCIYCGVGCGEGSLGVPNQRGDNYGCQNMKLLLRQQQKVVLGRSDVSGWGAFVKLQNTVGKDECLGEYTGELISHREAAKRGQRYDRENSSFLFNLNNEFVLDAFRMGNKLKFANHSPDPNCYAKVMLVAGDHRVGIFANERINAGEEIFYDYHYAPEEAPAWALKADDATGPEDPGQSSSGSAKKANAPGAKDPGQSSRGRAKRPGQSSRGRPRKHAK; this is encoded by the exons ATGCCAGATGAAGAAGGAACCGAGGCCTCCCGACTCGCTTTGGCTTCATCTTATGTTAAGGCTTCATCTTATGTTAATGCGTTGAAGAAGGAGTTCACGACATACCGTTCCAATGACATTAAG GATATGATAGAGAAGAACAAGATTAAGCTCAGCACCATTACACAGAGCAAGGGCAAGTCTTCAATAATCTGGCAAACGAGTGCATCGGATGGTACAGATTTAGCCGCCAATCTGCTGACACCTAGGCAAGACGATGCTCCGTACTCAATGCATGGTCTTGAACTGTGTCTTGTTGAGGAAGATTGTGGCAGTTATCAAGAAGAAAGTCCGCATGCTACATCGACTGTTACTTTGGGTGGAAATCTCGCTGCAAAGAATTCCAAgaagccaattgaattaccagaagTGTCAAAATTTCCACGTTATACAACATGGACGTTTGTGGACAG GAACCAGAAGATGACGGAAGACCAATCTGCATTTGATCAAAAAAATATTTACTATAATGcagattgtggtgaagctttaatGTTCAGTGATAGTGAAGATGAAGTTGTTGAGGATGAAGAGAAGAAAAGGGAATTCAATAGCTCCGAAGATAATCTTATTCG GACGACCATTGAAGACACTGCCATGTCTGATGCAGTGCTGGAAGCCCTGGCTCAATGTTGTGAGAAGACTGCTGGTGATATAAAG GCCAGATATGAGATCGTAAAAGGGGAGAACACTGAAGGTTCTTCCAAACAAGTGTCCAAACTTAATGCTAAACTGAAAGATGTTTACCACGATAAAGATTTGGATGCAGCATTGGATtccttcaataatctcttttgtcGGCGATGTCTA GTTTTTGATTGCAAACTACATGGGTGTTCTCAAGATTTAATATTTCCT GCAGAAAAGCAATCACCTTGGAACAGCATGGATGATGTACCATGTGGTATTCATTGTTATAAACTG GCCACCAAACACAAAGATTCAGTTGCATCCTCACAAAATAATTCTCCAAGCGCAAGAAGTTCTCGGAAGAAGGATGCACATCAAATGCAGAATAACTCAGCTTTAGTGGAAGATCGTAATTATTTGATGGAGGAAACACATAATGAGCAGTCAGCAACAGATGGTCATGATAGTTCGACAAAGGAAGAATTAGTCGATAAGAATATATGCACGCAAGAAGACAATCTTGTATCCTGGAAGGTGATTGAGCAAGAGCTTCTAGTTAAAGGTGTGGAGATTTTTGGAAGGAACAG TTGTTTAATTGCTCGGAACCTTCTTGGTGGAGAGAAAATGTGCAGTGATGTTTTTCAGTACATGAATTATATTGAGAACAGCAGCACATCTGAG GGACATGATTTGGGCCGTGATTTGGGCCTGGGATCTCGATTTCCTGGAAAGCGAGGAAAGGTCCGTCGTGTGAAGCGTATCCCAAGATCTACAGTGTACCGTTTCATAAGGAAAAGGATTGCAGCAAGGAAGGATGAGCTTCGTCAGCATTACAATCCATGTGGTTGTCAATTGGCATGTGGGAAACAGTGTCCATGTCAGAAAAATGGTACATGCTGTGAGAAATTCTGTGG GTGTCCGGAAGCGTGCAGGAATCGTTTTTTAGGTTGCAAGTGTGCCAAGGCTCAGTGTCGCAGCCGCCAGTGCCCATGCTTTGCTGCTGACAGGGAATGTGATCCTGATATGTGCATATACTGTGGGGTAGG GTGTGGTGAAGGTTCATTGGGAGTCCCCAACCAAAGAGGTGATAATTATGGATGCCAGAACATGAAACTGCTTCTTAGACAACAACAAAAG GTCGTACTAGGGAGATCTGATGTTTCTGGATGGGGAGCATTCGTGAAG CTTCAGAATACTGTTGGCAAGGATGAATGTCTTGGGGAGTACACTGGGGAGCTTATCTCCCATAGGGAAGCAGCCAAGCGTGGACAGAGATATGACCGTGAGAATTCATCATTCCTTTTCAACTTGAATAACGAG TTTGTTCTTGATGCCTTCAGGATGGGCAACAAGCTGAAGTTTGCCAACCATTCCCCTGATCCGAATTGCTATGCCAAGGTTATGTTGGTAGCAGGCGATCATAGGGTAGGCATATTTGCCAATGAGCGGATTAATGCAGGCGAGGAGATTTTTTATGATTACCATTACGCGCCTGAGGAAGCACCAGCGTGGGCTCTGAAGGCTGATGATGCCACCGGACCGGAAGACCCTGGTCAATCTTCCAGTGGAAGCGCAAAGAAGGCGAATGCTCCTGGAGCGAAAGACCCCGGGCAATCTTCCAGGGGACGAGCAAAGAGGCCTGGGCAGTCTTCCAGAGGGCGACCGAGGAAGCATGCCAAGTGA